A region of the Arachis hypogaea cultivar Tifrunner chromosome 15, arahy.Tifrunner.gnm2.J5K5, whole genome shotgun sequence genome:
agagGAAAGTCTGCCaggcgacgtgtacgcgtacgACAAGCATTATGGGAGCCACGTCAGACTTTTTCGTTGGGtttgacggaggcatttggacggagggactgatccgttcAACTTTTAAAaacgtcagggacttaaaagtattttttaatgatCAGAAAAAAAATATCCGCAGAAAAAAAAGGCCAGAGACCTATTTATCCTttactctttttaaaaaaaaaaattatattttaattaaggtTGAAATTTTTTCCACtatctttatattttaatataacttTCAGTTTAACATAAAAATTCTATCTTATTATCTTTGATGAAATAATTTAAGTAGTATTCCTGTATGACAAGTCTGAGAGAGGTATAGCTCATTGGGTCCGAAGTTGCTCATCTTTGTGTGAGTTGAATGAGATATACATCGACTTCAAAAGAAATGACGACTGTAGATACCTACAAAAATATTCTGACGCTCAAGTTAAAAAAATGTGAGATGAAATATATATTATTCAGCGTGAATAACATACCTTGTTGAGTTTTGTGCACCCTCTTTCATAAAATGGTTCTTGTTCCGTTTCACCCTATAATATAGTTAAGTTTGTTTGACCTAATCTTGATTCAGTGTATTTTGAAAGTTACTTATAAcccccttttttcttttctttacctcAAGGATAAGGACCCCTTGTTTTTCTGTACGGTTCCGCTACGTTATcaacagcatatctgccaacttctgccaattcttatttataattgtgttttatggaagtgtgttcgtgaatgtgtctaataaaaatgtcttttttatagctatgtttaataaaagtgtctttatagatatattttctggatgtgtctctttatatatgtatttaaaatatattaattattagatacatccacgaacacacttccatgaaacacaattataaataagagttggcagataatatgttagtaccctatacttttccttttctGTATTATTTAGCACGTTGACAAATTATAACATTAGTTGGTACGAGATATAATGAACGGATCAAGTAGTTATTAACTTATatacttcaatcatgcaactgaAATTAAATAACGATAACTACCTTCTTATTATATGATATCAAATATGGTAAATAGTAATTCTTTTTAATGTTCTttcgtaacttttttttttcttccctctGTAATGTTCTTTATGAATGACttattgtgtatgatattgatACCTATCACTGAAGGATAAGATAAGAGAGAAACAGATCTTCTACGCTATGTAGCCGATCAAGGTCTATACCATGCTCTCAAAAGCAGAGGAATGGAAGCATACAGAAACCGAAAAAAGCTACGCCTAAGTGATGTGCATCCATTTCTCTATGCCTTTATGGAAATGGGCATGGGCATTTTAGCATTCGCAACCACCCACTTTTACTTTTGTTTATGGTCTGACATTTTGACCATGACTTAGACAGCGTATTTCTTCATCTTGAACTCGATTGATACCATATGCATTAGTTGTTAGAGCTACACAATTCGTaatgaatatatattaaaagattaCACTCGTGAATCATGATGCAAATTTTTATGTAGCTCACTGTGTACGAATAAACCAAATAATCAATAGTGGTGCCCGATCATTGGTCACTGCTGAGATATTAAGAAATAATCagctatttatatattaaaaaaaatatagataaacaatgaaaatactaaacaataaCTAAGTTATATGATCCACACAATTTAAAGGATAAAGAATGATCAAGTTATATCACCTATCTTCGGTCGTAACTCATAGGTGGAAAtaagaaaaaacataaaaaagaaaacacCAAATTATATGGTCCACACAATTTCCTTGATATTCAGTTCGTCTTTGACCAAAACAAAAACGAAGAACCCTGATTAATTAGTTTTTCCGTTCCTCAACCATCCTTTTCTAAGAATTTCACCAAACCTTCTATAACaccaaatataatttatttatttatttttttttgtcataaataCCGTCATTACTCATTTTAAACTTTTTGATATTTGGTTAAACCCTGAATAATCAAATAGTACGGCcgaaaataacaaacaaaaagtaGCCCAAAAGGTCTTCGGCCGGTAAACTAGCCCAAATCTGAGTCCGTATAAACAGGCCCAAATTCCTGAAGTTGGTTTACAAACTTTACATTGTAAACGGACAACGGACCAAAATTCCGGGGTCGGAACCGCCTGACAAAACAAACCAAATCATGCACCACCTCAAACTACCAAGCCCAGAAGCCACAGACTACCCCGGaagattataaataaaaaatcaaaatcaatataAATTGAACCAACAACCGCAAAAGTACGAGGGGGTAAAAATGTTCAAAATTTTACTCGAATCATCTGGATTCACTATAAACAAGGCAAAGACCAAAAAAGAAAACCTTAAACAACCCAACATTTCCCAACCGTTTTGTAAATCAAATCGAATCTACAGCAATACAAGAGTCGCAATGGGAAATATAACTGTCAATTACTCCTTAATTAGCTTGAACACCCAGCCAGCTCAGTTGCCATAAATTCTACCTCATCTGGACAATCCCAGCACTGATGAGTTTTTGGATTTTGTTCATCACCATTGGATTCTTCGTATGTTCCTGTGCAGCCTTTGGATTTTCTTGGAAATCAACCAATACCTGCATGCAAAACCAACTCTAATTAGCATATCTACATATTCGAAGTACAAAATGCACATAAATGGATGCATACCTGTCTCATTACTGGGTCTTGGAGGATGTTCTGTATCTCTGGATCTTGCATTGCCTTCGCCTACAAGAATACAAAACGTAATATATATGTTCATTTAATAGATAAAGATTTATATGCCAAACTGAATCCACTACAGCAATTAGAGGCTTCAAAGAGTGACTGTAAACCATACCTGTCTCTCCTTCAATTCTTCGGGACTTAAATCCCCACGGCTTGCCTTATTAATTTGTTGTACACATCTGAAATGAATATTATACACACATTACCGCAGTGTGCATGGGGAAGTTCAAATAGGTAAACATATGAATGGAGCAATATAGACAATAACGTACCTTCCAATGCCATCAAGTAACTCCTGATTGTTGGGGTCGTGTTTCAACCCCTCCTTATATGTTTCCAAAGCCTTGTCATATTCCTTCATGAAAAACTGTACCGCACCTTTCCTTGTATAACCCTTTACAAAGGTTGGATCAAGCTCAATGCACTTCTCAGCATCCTTTAAACCTTCCGGCATTGCCCCTAGTTTGGTGTAGCATGCAGCTCTGTTACTGTAAGTCTGAGAAAAACACAGCATCCAAATGAATTAGCATATGCAATTCCCAATAAGAAAAATACTACCACCAATTCTCTTCAATGAGCATTAACAATTACCCTAGGATCTTTAGGGTTTCTCCTCAAAGACTCTGTGTAATGCCTCACAGCCTCGGGATACTTTTGTTGCTTGAAGTATTCATTTCCTGCATGCCAACACTCGccaaatgagaaaaataaaatggatagagTATACAGCTTACAAAACCTaatgccatatatatatatatatatgataaaaaaaatcacattcaTAAAAGGAAGTGAAAACCCATGAGCAGACTTACCTTTCTCTCGCTCCTCATCAGCCAAATTTGGATCAAAATATTCTTGTTGTTCTAGATCTTTCTTAGCCTTTTCAGCTTCATTAAGTTTCTTCAATGTGTCTGGGTTCCGGTGTTCTGTAAGTGCTTTCTGGAAAGTCTCGATGGCAGGTTCAAAATCCTTTGAGCATTTAGCCATCTTCACCAAGGCAGTTCCTTTCCGGGTCAAAGCTCTTGCTATCATCTTGAAGTCTGATCTTAGTTCTCTTCCTCTTTCAACAGCCTTATCACAGTCTTTTATGCATTCCTCATACTGGGAAGGAAAAAGATTACATGAATTGATGTGAGAATGCAAAATACAGGGGGAAGATAAGCTCTCCCTtaccaaaaagaaaataaagattccatAATTCCCGCCCCCCTTTTTTCCCATATAACTTGCTAAAAATCAATACAAGCCATATAAATCACACAGAACCTTGATTAAACCCTCCCAAAAATTTGAGTGTTTTTCCGTAGCCAGCAAACAAGTTTCATTCTTATCATTCATCCTCTAAACTCATCTGCCAAACATAGCCTAACAACAATCCTAAACATTACCAATCTCAAAACACTATGGGGGTGTAACAAAGTATGCTAAACAAAGGTATCCTGAAATATGAAAAAAGCAGTGTTTAATTAAAAGATTATGTGAACCATTATACACTGATGCATTATACATTCTATGCCGTTTTCACGtatacaaaacaaaaacaaaatggtTGCATCATATCTCTAATTGAGTCACTAACATTACCAAGCATGCCATAAACCACTTACACTAATTACTACTCAGGACAGAGCAAATATCAATGAATGATGAAAATTGAGTTAGAATGAAACAATACCTTTCCCATTTCCAAGTAAACAGCAGCACGGTTTGTGAGATAAGATATATCCTCATCATCCAACTCCAAAGCCTTCGAGTAATGATGAATAGCTGTATCAAAATCCTTCTTCTTGTACGCTGCGTTCCCAGCCTCCTTCTGCTTCTGCGCCTCTGCCTTCCTCAGCTTCTTATCCTTCTCCTCCTCCGACAAGTCCATGGGCTCGGGCTCTGGCTCAGGTTCGGGCTGCCTTGGAGGCTCCGCTTCAGCCGCCCTCTTCCTCtcggagggggagggggagggggaaggggaaggagaaggagaagaggactCTGGCATGTCAGCATCATCGGTTGGGGTTCGAATCTTGACATTGAGCAAGACGCCAATGGCCTGCATAACCCTCTGATCCTTCAAGTACAAGTTCAATTTGTTTGGATCCTTCTGAATATCCTGCATCATCTTCACGAAATCCGGCTGCTGAAGATAAACCCTAGTGGTTGGGTCTGCAGTGAGCCGAGCCCACATCTCTGGCCCTGAGAAGGCGTCCCCGAAGGGGTTTGCAGGGGCCGAGCGGGCCCTGGAGGCGGCTGCCTGGGCATCAGCCAGGCCGGATTTGAGGGGCTCGTTGTTGGGGTCGATTTCGAGGCCCTTTTTGTATGCTGCAATGGCGTCGTCGTATTGGGAGAGGCCGAGGTGGGCGGCGCCGAGGCGGCTGTAGCCCTTGGACCAGTCGGGCTTGAGCTCCACCGTCTTCTTGGCATCGGCTAAGGCGTCGGAGTACTTCTTGAGGGAGGCGTAGGAGGCGGATCGGTTGGAGTACAAAACGTGGTTGTCCGGGGAGAGAGCTATGGCATCGGAGAAATGGCGTACGGCGGCGGCGTAATCGCCGGAGGAGAAGGCGGCGTTGCCTTTGGCTTTAGCTTCGTCGGCCATGAATTGCAGAAAATGAGAATTATGGAATTAGGGGTTTTGATTTGGGGTTAGTTTAGTTGTTTAATTGTTAATTGAGGAAAATAGTTGGAGAGGAGTTGGAAGAGCTTAATAGGCGAGCGTGGTGAGGACTAGAGACTTCTGGGGCTCACCTTCTGGAATGTTCTCCCACCATCAGCATAACTAAATGTATATTTTCATCCCTTTTTTTGAGTTGCATGCATATGCCTAATTGGCTAATGGCTATCctctttttctctaatttttttttttagatatttccATCTTAAActtgcgctttttatttttaatattagagaAGAATGTATGTTTTGTTGTATTATAGAGACGAAATATCACAAAATTGTGaagagaagtaaaaaaaaaaaattagaaaataatattttaaaaaaaaatttaaaagttaaatttgtgtttataatttttttattttttaaaattacatatTTAATTCTCAgatttatgttatttttgttttttatatcataaatctaaaagttaaatttgtgtatttataaaatttgaccctcaaatttcttattttcacattaaaaaaatcacttaatttatCCACACCAATAAATAACCTATCATATttgttcatttaaaaaaattagcttCTTAAACTTTGATATAatccaaatatttttatattttattttaattttggccTTGATAATTGATATATATTTGAATATCTTTTTATGCAAATCAGTATTTAAATTGACAATTATTGACTCCCAAAATATAATCTCTAATTCTCTTGACATGGACTAAagtataaaaaaagagaaaaattagtatcatttttgaaaatttatatcgGACTTCATTCTTTGTCTAATCGATGGAAGTTTTAACTATGTTGTGATAAGAATGGAATGAATGCCCATTTATTTATTGGGCGGCTAATCTTTCCATGTAAAAAAATCACCtttcaaaacaaattaaaagttAATGAAGATTGAAAACAAAGGCTTATTACTTGTATAAATAGGTGAAGTCTCACTTGAATTTACACACAGAAATAAAAATCTTCTCTCTTTTatattactaatacaattctctctctttttattttacaagtattttttaatacttttctctctcattctttacatataatattagtaaatatattaatcatctttattatattgagatagtaattgtggtactagagtcttctacttatacttctttattttatatttattttacaatacatTATTAGCACGAGACTctaatcaaatttttaggaagactcgggtaacaaattttcattatgtcaaaactctctcatcttgaattcaatgctcttgatatatctggaaacaattatttatcatggatattagatattgaaatccatcttgattcaatagatcttggagataccattaaggctgaaaataatgcatcccaaaaggataaagtCAAAGTCATGAtctttcttcgtcgtcatcttgacgaaggattgaaaaatgaatatctcacgtTAAAaaatcctgcagatctttggaaagaccttaaagaaaggtataatcatcaaaagacggtgatacttcctcaagcccgatatgaatagacgcacttgcgtctacaggattttaaatccataaatgaatataattcggcaatgtttcgaatcacctcacgaataaaattatgtggggaaaagatatccgataatgatatgttagagaaaactttctcgacctttcatgcctcgaatgtgctcctgcagcagcagtatcgagaaaaaagatttacaaaatattttgagttaatttcttgccttcttattgCTGAACGTAACAATGAGTTGCTTTTAAAGAATCAcaaagcgcgcccagctggcgccgccccatttcctgaagtaaatgcggcaaatcattaccccataagaggtaaatggcaaggttttgacaataagaaaaattatagaagaaaaagaaattatgttcaaaagagaggatctcatcagaagtgggataaaaaaaatattgggcaaaataaatcaacagaggataagtatttccattgtggtggaaagggccattggtcacgtacctatcgtacaccaaggcacctagtcgatttTTATCAAGCATATTTGAAAAAagacgacaaaggaaaggaaacgaattttgtttcaaatgatgctgaaaattccaccactcattatgatgtatctactttctttgaggatcctaaaGGAAATATTagccatttgatcaatgatgaaatagtttaatatgtaaaattgttaagtattcatgtaaataaataatgtaaacttcttgttaagttttattttctatacaTCTGaataatgtatataaataatgtttaataaaatatttattattgaatgtatcaagataataataataaatttttttagtatatactatactttttagaaaaaaattttcaatcaagaatGCGCATAttcttctactcattttattattatttgtctttgaagataATGATAAGGATATAtagtgaagatatttgccttacAGATAATGCAAGtttgcacaccattctcaaaagtaatatatattttacccatctttgccaaaagaagaatatgtcaatactattattggctcagacaatgtgattgaagactccggaagagctataattttgtttttcggagaaacaaaattcataataaaaatgcactattgtctaccaagtctctaagaaacttgttgagttttaaagatattcgccgaaatggatatcatattgagactatgaatgaggaaaatcatgagtacttatgtatcacaactcattatttaaataaaaatgttatattagaaaagttaccctcactttcatttgGGTTATATTACaccaaaattagtgcaattgaatcacatgccattgtaaaccagaagtttacgagcccaaatgaattcataatttggcatgatagattgagtcatccgggaacaaccatgatgcggagaattattgaaaactcccatggacattcactaaagaaccagaagattcttaaatctagtgaatttcaTTGTGCTGCATGTTCatagggaaagttaattttaaggccatcaccagtaaagattggatttgagtcccctgaattcctagaaggGATTCAAcacgatatatgtggacctattcatccaccatgtggatcttttagatattttatggtcctaatagacgcatctttgagatggtcacatgtgtgcttattgtcttctcacaACTTGACATTTGCGAGAttattggctcaaattattcgattaaaagcacaattttcagaaaatccaatcaaagaaattcatcttgataatgctggtgaatttacttcccaagcttttgatgcttattatatagccaatggaataagtgttgaacatccagtagctcatgttcacacacaaaatgaattagcagaatcacttattaaacgcctccaattaattgctagacccttacttatgagaacaaatctcccaacctcagcttgggggcatgctattttacatgccgcaacaaTTATTCGATTGagaccaacgagttaccatcagttctctcctatgcaattagcttttggccagcaaccaaatgtttcccatttaagaatatttgggtgtgcgatatatgttcccattgcaccacctaatcgcaccaaaatgggaccccaaagaaaattggggatatatattagatatgattcttcctctatagtaaggtatcttgagatacaaactggagatgtatttaaatcccggtttgcggattgtcattttgatgaatcaaaattttcaacattagggggagagaataagcttcctaaaaaggaacgtaattggaatgcatcatccttgatgcatttagatcctcgataagggcaatgtgaactagaagttcaaaagattatacatttgcaaagaatagcaaatgaattgcttgatgcatttttcgatacaaagaggataaccaagtcgtatataccagcgaaaaatgtcCCAACTCGAATTGATGACCCAGTTGGATAAATTAccaccgaagcaaatacacggcagaagcgtggcaggcctgtcggttccaaagacaaaaattttcgaaagaaaaaagaggaaaatactattcctattgaaaaagacatagtaaatacacctgtagttgtccaaaattctgatataattttaacgccagaagacgttcaggtacctaaaaattgtaaaaatgacgagatctcgataaattatgtctttacaggagagaaatagaaccgaaataagacaattgtcaatgaaatatttgcatataatgtgacattaaatatcatgcatgatagtaaggatcttgagccaagatcagtcgaagaatgtcgacaaagaaatgattggccaaaatgggaagaaaccatgaagacTTAGTTacactcacttgcaaaacgtgaagtctttggacctgtagtccgtacaccagaagatgtaaaacctgttggatattgATGGGTATTttatgagaaaacgaaatgagaaaaatgaagttgtgcgctacaaagcccgacttgtggcacaaggtttttcacaaaggtccagtgtagattatgaagaaacgtattcccctgtagtggatgcgataacattgcgttatttggtcgatttatctgcatatcataaactacatatgcatttaatggatgtggtaacagcctacttatacggctcattagatcgtgatatctatataaaagtccctaaaggactaaagatatctaaatcatccaatgaatattcgcaggggttatactcagttaaattgcaaagatctttatatggtctaaagcaatatggacgaatgtggtataatcatcttattgagtatctggccaaaaacggattcaagaatgatgatatctgcccatgtgtgtTCATAAAGAAatttgcatctggattcattataattgctatgtacgttgatgatttaaatatcattggaactcttgaagagattccaGCAATtataaaaaactctaaaagaagagtttgagatgaaagatcttggaaagactaaattttgtctcgacttgcagatcgagcatataaaaagtgggatctttattcatcaaacaacatacacaaaaaagatcttgaagagattttatatggataagtcacatccattaagtaccccaatgatcgtaagttctttggatgtggaaaatgatcaattccgtcctaaagaagaaaatgaagatatccttggttctaaagtaccatatcttagtgtcattagagcgctaatgtatcttgctaataatacacgacctgatatatcatttgctgtgaatttactagcaagatatagttcctctccaaccagaagacattagaGTGgagtcaaacaaatctttcgatatcttcatggaacggttgatatgggattattCTATccttatggatccaagtcacaaatagttggctatgcagatgctgaatacttgtctgatccacacaaagggaaatctcaaacaggatacatgTTCACATATGgaggtacagctatatcatggaagtccacgaaacagacgatagcagcaacctcctctaattatgctgaaatactagcgatacatgaagcaagtcgcgagtgtttttgcctcaagagtttgatccaatatatcctGTCATCATgtagactgattgatcataagatagctccaactgtcctatttgaagataatacagcatgtattactcaacttaaaggcggatacatcaaaggtgatagaacaaagcatatttttcccaaattcttcttcactcatgatctttaaAATCAAGAGACAATTGATATTCAACAGATtcgttcaagtgacaatctggcagatttattcacaaagtcactcccaaaatcctcctttgaaagattggtatatgagattgggatgcgtcgatttcgagacattaaatgatatCAACAAGAGGGGGAGATTGTActtttttttccttggtcaggttttttttcccattgggtttttcttgacaatgtTTTTAATAaggcagtctccatcacaaaggatattgtactctttttccttcactaaagttttttcccaTTAGGTTTTTCTTTAGTTAGGTTTTAACGAGACATAATCCTAAATgggcatccaagggggagtgttgtgataataATGGAATGAATGCCCATTTATCTATTGGGCGGCTAATCTTTTCCATGCAAAGAAATCACCTTTCAAGACAAATTAAAAGTTAATAAAGGTTGAAAACAAAGTCTTGTTACCTGTATAAATAGGTGAAGCTTCGCTTGAATTTACACGCAACAATAAAAATCTTCTCTGTCTCTTTTATATTACTAGtacaattctctctctttttttattttacaagtatttttaaataatcttctctcttcctctttacatataatattagtaaatatattaatcatctttattatattgagataataattgtggtactagagtcttctacttatacttttttattttatatttattttacaacaaactAAACATTTATTAtatgtttaacaaaaattttatgtgaataaaaaaattagttattaaattaattatatatatatatatatatatatatatatatatatattgttttacacacttttaatatatattttttatcatagtatattttattcaaacaattaatttaataattaaattttaatcgaCAATATTACGAGACCAAAAAATCttaatgataaataaaattaCGCACTTAATAATATTCTCACTTACAAAAGAGTATAAATTATTTTCTTGACTTAATTAACAcaattaattcttttatttaattacacaAAGAATCATCAATTTCAAATTCTATTAAAATCAAATCCCATAATATTATTCATGATTATattcataattatatattttttccaaataaaaattttaaatttttatattattaacgcTAAAAATAGTCCCAAATCaccatattatattttataaaaaaattccaaTCATCTCAAATTTGAAATGTCTCAATTtattgaaaatcataaaaatccaaaaataattaattgtaacctgaaaaatataaataataaataatttcaatTTGTTATGTCAATTATGAATGTTATATGTTTAAAATGATagatattatacatataaaattttagat
Encoded here:
- the LOC112749598 gene encoding hsp70-Hsp90 organizing protein 1 — encoded protein: MADEAKAKGNAAFSSGDYAAAVRHFSDAIALSPDNHVLYSNRSASYASLKKYSDALADAKKTVELKPDWSKGYSRLGAAHLGLSQYDDAIAAYKKGLEIDPNNEPLKSGLADAQAAASRARSAPANPFGDAFSGPEMWARLTADPTTRVYLQQPDFVKMMQDIQKDPNKLNLYLKDQRVMQAIGVLLNVKIRTPTDDADMPESSSPSPSPSPSPSPSERKRAAEAEPPRQPEPEPEPEPMDLSEEEKDKKLRKAEAQKQKEAGNAAYKKKDFDTAIHHYSKALELDDEDISYLTNRAAVYLEMGKYEECIKDCDKAVERGRELRSDFKMIARALTRKGTALVKMAKCSKDFEPAIETFQKALTEHRNPDTLKKLNEAEKAKKDLEQQEYFDPNLADEEREKGNEYFKQQKYPEAVRHYTESLRRNPKDPRTYSNRAACYTKLGAMPEGLKDAEKCIELDPTFVKGYTRKGAVQFFMKEYDKALETYKEGLKHDPNNQELLDGIGRCVQQINKASRGDLSPEELKERQAKAMQDPEIQNILQDPVMRQVLVDFQENPKAAQEHTKNPMVMNKIQKLISAGIVQMR